The genome window TGCTTGCCCGTGCTTCAGAAAGGCGGTGCCGGCAAGCGTGTGCAGCGTCATCTCCGGCCGTGAGCGCAGACGGACATTCAGGCCGGTCTGTCCCAAGCCTTCGCTGATGTAAAACGGACGGCCGTCAACCCGATGCAGGCCTTTGACCATGTTCAGCTTGGGCAGCTTCCCCATTTTTGCGAGATGGAAAGGCCGTGGCCAGTGAATCTGTCCACCGTGAAAATGACCGGATAGCAGGTAATCGTACGGAAAGTCTTTCATGTGCAGCACGACATTGGGATCGTGAGTGAGCACCAGGCGTGCGCCTGTGTCAGGCACGTTTTGAAAGGCCTTTTTCAACTGGCTGTGCCCCGTGGAGAAGTTGTCTACCCCGATAATGTGCCATTCCTGGCCGGCGTGGAAAATAGTCTCGTGCTGATTGATGAGTACTCGGCAGCCGATTCGCACAAGCTCTGTTTTCAGCAAAGCGAGCTTGGACGGCGACAACACGTAATCGTGATTGCCCAAGACCACGTACGTACCGAGAGCCGGCTTCAGAGACATGATCGTTTCCACGTATTGAACCGCCTTCGGAATATTTTTGTGGCGATCCAAAAGATCACCGGTAATCGCAATCAGATCAGGGGAGCAGTCAGAGAAATCATTGACGATTTTGGAAGCTTGCACAGACAGATTTTCCATATGCAAATCAGACAGGTGCAAGATCGAGAGCGGCTCGATATGAGCAGGATCTGGCAGTCGGCGTGAGGGCTGTAACGGAATGGATACATAATTGGTATGAACATCAAATGTATTGCGGTAAGCGCGAATGAAAAGCAAGGCAATCGCAATTGCAAGGATCAGCCATAACATTTCCATGTGCCATCTCCTTCTTTGATGTGAGTACTGCCCATTATACTAGATTTAATCCTGCTCCGAATAAGTAGGTTATTGGCAGGAGGAATTTCCGAAAAGGTGCAGAAATATTATGAAAGTTGAATGAAAAAGAATCCATTGGAGTCTAGGAGAGTGAAAGTATGAACGTGGAAAAAATTCCGGCGACGGATGGTCGGTTCAACCTGAACAATTACGACGAAGTCTACGCTAACTTTGATTGGGCTGAAGTGGAGAAACAGTTTACCTGGCATGAAACGGGCAAGGTAAATGTGGCATATGAAGCAATTGACCGTCACGTACTGACGGATCGAAAAGATAAAACCGCATTGATATACAGCGATTTGACTCGTGATGAGAGCTATACGTATGCACAGCTGAGCGAGCTGTCCAACAAGTTCGGGAATATCTTGCGCGGATTGGGAATCGCCAAGGGAGACCGCGTTTTCGTCTTCATGCCTCGTACCCCAGAGCTTTATGTAAGCGTTTTAGGGACACTGAAGGTAGGGGCCATCGTAGGACCTCTGTTTGAGGCATTCATGGAAGCTGCGGTACGCGACCGTCTGGAAAACAGCGAAGCGGTGGCCATCGTGACGACCCCAGCCCTGCTGCCGCGCATTCCCGTCTCTGAATTGCCAGCACTCAAGCACGTGATCGTCGTGGGAGCGAAAGAGGAATTGCCAGAAGGTCAGATCAGCTTTGAAGCGGCGATGGCGGAAGCCTCCTCTGACTTTGAAATCGAGTGGGTGGACCGCGAAGACGGCATGATTCTTCACTATACTTCCGGCTCGACAGGCAAACCAAAAGGCGTCCTGCACGTACACAACGCTATGATTCAGCACTACCAGACAGGAAAATGGGTGCTGGACCTGCAAGACGACGACATCTACTGGTGCACGGCCGACCCAGGTTGGGTGACGGGCACTGCTTACGGAATCTTTGCTCCTTGGCTGAATGGGGTTACAAACGTAGTGCGAGGTGGCCGTTTTACGCCTGAATCGTGGTACGAAACCGTCGAAAAATATAAAGTGAGCGTCTGGTACAGTGCCCCGACATCTTTCCGCATGCTGATGGGAGCAGGGGATGAGCTCGTCAAGAAATACGACTTCTCGAATCTGCGCCACATCCTGAGCGTAGGGGAACCGCTCAATCCAGAGGTCGTTTACTGGGGAATGCGTGTCTTCCAGCATCGCATTCACGATACGTGGTGGATGACGGAGACCGGTGGACAGTTGATTTGTAACTACAAGAGCATGGACATCAAGCCTGGCTCCATGGGCAAACCGATTCCGGGCGTCTATGCTTCCATCATTGATGACCAAGGCAACGAGCTGCCGCCTAACCGCATGGGGAACCTGGCGGTAAAAGTGGGCTGGCCTGCCATGATGAGACAGATCTGGAACAATCCTGCGAAGTATCAAGAATACTTCCACATTCCAGGCTGGTACGTATCTGGTGACTCTGCCTACAAGGATGAAGAAGGCTACTTCTGGTTCCAGGGTCGTATCGATGATGTCATCAATACGTCTGGGGAGCGCGTCGGTCCGTTTGAGGTGGAAAGCAAGCTGGTCGAGCATCCTGCAGTAGCAGAGGCGGGTGTCATCGGCAAGCCGGATCCTGTTCGGGGAGAAATCATCAAAGCCTTTATCGCCTTGCGCGCTGGCTATGAGCCGACTGACGAACTGATGGAAGAGATCCGGAAATTCGTCAAGGAAGGCTTGGCTGCACATGCTGCTCCGCGTGAGATTGAATTCCGTGACAAGCTGCCGAAGACACGCTCCGGCAAAATCATGCGCCGCGTCTTGAAGGCGTGGGAGCTGGGCTTACCGACAGGCGACCTGTCTACGATGGAAGATTAATTACTGAAACGCACAAAAACCATCTCCGCACGCAATGGGAGATGGTTTTTGTACGTTTCTGGCTAGTGCTCGTGATCATGGCAAGGCTGGTCATGGGAATGATCGTGACTGTGACCGGACTTCGTTTCAGTTCCTTCCTGACAGTGGAGGCTGTCGTGCTGAACAGTTGAATTTTCGATCTGAATCGTCGCATGGGTGATGCCAAACTCCTGCTCCAAAAGCGCAAGAGCCTTGGTGAGAATCGGGTAGCTGGGCAAGTGATCCTCCACGATGAGATGGCAGGTTAAGGATTCAAATCCGGAAGTAACCGTCCATACGTGCAGATCGTGCACAGCGGTCACCCCACTTAGCTGTTTCAGCTTTTCAGAAATGAGAGTGGTATCCAGTCGACTGGGTGCTCCCTCCAGCAAGATATGGACCGATTCCTTTGTCACCCGCCAAGCACTGAGCATGATGAGGATGGCCACGATGACGCTGATCAGCGGGTCGGCGATGTACCAGCCAAAGGCCCACATCAAAATTCCCCCGAGAATGGCTCCGATAGACCCCAGCATGTCGCCAAGTACGTGGAGGTAGGCACTGCGGACATTCATATTTTCCTTGTAATCGCCGCGCATGAGGACAAAGGCGGCAGCGATGTTTGCCAACAGTCCGATCGTGGCAATCACGATCATGGTTCCGCTTGCGACCTTTGGCGGATTCAGCAGTCGCTCGTACGCCTCCCACAGAATAATCAGGGAGATGACGACGAGTGTCACCCCGTTGATGAGCGCAGCCAATATTTCAAAGCGATGCATGCCAAAGGTTTTTTGGGCAGACGGAGGACGAGAGGCGAAATGCAGGGCAATCAGGCTTAGCAAAAGAGCGGAAGCATCGCTCAGCATATGTCCGGCATCGGATAGCAACGCCAAGCTGTTGGTGAGAAAGCCCCCAATGATTTCTACGATCAAAAACAAGGTGATGATCAAAAGAGAAGTGAACAGGGCGCGTTTGCTTGCACCTCTGCCGTGATGGTGGTGACCATGTCCGTGGTCATGATCATGGTGATGATGGTGACCCATACCGATTCCTCCCAAACCAATAATTACCTTCGAAGAAAAGAACTGAGATGTGTTGCGAGATGGCGGGCGTCCTGTCCGACTCCTCCCATGAGTGCCGACTGACGGCTGGATTGCCAGGGGAGACCGAGAAAAAAGAGTCCGTG of Brevibacillus choshinensis contains these proteins:
- a CDS encoding cation diffusion facilitator family transporter; translation: MGHHHHHDHDHGHGHHHHGRGASKRALFTSLLIITLFLIVEIIGGFLTNSLALLSDAGHMLSDASALLLSLIALHFASRPPSAQKTFGMHRFEILAALINGVTLVVISLIILWEAYERLLNPPKVASGTMIVIATIGLLANIAAAFVLMRGDYKENMNVRSAYLHVLGDMLGSIGAILGGILMWAFGWYIADPLISVIVAILIMLSAWRVTKESVHILLEGAPSRLDTTLISEKLKQLSGVTAVHDLHVWTVTSGFESLTCHLIVEDHLPSYPILTKALALLEQEFGITHATIQIENSTVQHDSLHCQEGTETKSGHSHDHSHDQPCHDHEH
- the acsA gene encoding acetate--CoA ligase; the encoded protein is MNVEKIPATDGRFNLNNYDEVYANFDWAEVEKQFTWHETGKVNVAYEAIDRHVLTDRKDKTALIYSDLTRDESYTYAQLSELSNKFGNILRGLGIAKGDRVFVFMPRTPELYVSVLGTLKVGAIVGPLFEAFMEAAVRDRLENSEAVAIVTTPALLPRIPVSELPALKHVIVVGAKEELPEGQISFEAAMAEASSDFEIEWVDREDGMILHYTSGSTGKPKGVLHVHNAMIQHYQTGKWVLDLQDDDIYWCTADPGWVTGTAYGIFAPWLNGVTNVVRGGRFTPESWYETVEKYKVSVWYSAPTSFRMLMGAGDELVKKYDFSNLRHILSVGEPLNPEVVYWGMRVFQHRIHDTWWMTETGGQLICNYKSMDIKPGSMGKPIPGVYASIIDDQGNELPPNRMGNLAVKVGWPAMMRQIWNNPAKYQEYFHIPGWYVSGDSAYKDEEGYFWFQGRIDDVINTSGERVGPFEVESKLVEHPAVAEAGVIGKPDPVRGEIIKAFIALRAGYEPTDELMEEIRKFVKEGLAAHAAPREIEFRDKLPKTRSGKIMRRVLKAWELGLPTGDLSTMED
- a CDS encoding metallophosphoesterase, coding for MLWLILAIAIALLFIRAYRNTFDVHTNYVSIPLQPSRRLPDPAHIEPLSILHLSDLHMENLSVQASKIVNDFSDCSPDLIAITGDLLDRHKNIPKAVQYVETIMSLKPALGTYVVLGNHDYVLSPSKLALLKTELVRIGCRVLINQHETIFHAGQEWHIIGVDNFSTGHSQLKKAFQNVPDTGARLVLTHDPNVVLHMKDFPYDYLLSGHFHGGQIHWPRPFHLAKMGKLPKLNMVKGLHRVDGRPFYISEGLGQTGLNVRLRSRPEMTLHTLAGTAFLKHGQAGISTSLQEASATLALD